ATTTCCCTTGTCACAGAGTCCATTCTCGCAATAATGGAGTGCAAATTGTAGTCTGGCTTAACAAAACACTGGAGCAAGAGCTTTCTATCGCTTTCTTCTACTAGTTCAAGTCCAAGAAGAATTCTTCGAGCATCTTCTATTCTCTCCAGTGCAGTTTTTCTGTCACATTTAGCGTCGAGCTCCACCTCTATAACTTCGTAGCCCCTTAGATAAGCTGACAAAACCTGTCTAAAGACTTCCCTATCACTGCTACAAATTATTTTTGCGTGGCTTATCCCTGTCTGGCTTCTCGTAGGGAGCTCAATTATAAGCGCCCCGTTTTCGAGGAAGTCCAGTTTAACATAAGAGTTTTCAAGCTCATTTATTTTTACCCATTCCTTCGGCAAGGATACGTAGTAGCTTCCACCTATCTGTAGAACCCTCCGATAGCTCATCACTCTATTAAACAAGTTAAACTTCAAAAACTTTATTTATCATAGCTAATCTTTCGTATACAGGATGAAGCTTCAAGAACTAAGCACAGCCTCACTCTTTGTCCTCTTGGCAGTAGCCTATCTCGTTTTCCAAATTTTTGCCCTGATAGAGGAAAACCTTCTAGCTGGCAGTCGAAGAAAAACCCAAAAGATACTTTTTACTTTCGACCCTTACAGGCAGTATCTCATCGTTCTGCCTAGACCCGCTACGAAGCTCCAAAAAGAACTAGTAGAGTGGTCAAAAATAGCAGGCTTCGGATTGTCGATAGACGGAAGCTTCAGGAAAAAACTGAGACATAAGCTTTCAATCGCGGAGCTTTCTCCAATAATTCTCTCTCTCAAACTCTTCTTGGAGCAGAAAGGCTACATTGTCGAAGCACACATGAAGGATCTTTTCCAAGCAACACCATTCGCCGAGGTACTCATAAAAGAAAGAACACTCAGCAAGCTTAAAAACAGGATTATATCGATGTTAACAAGCAAGGAGTAAGTTGGGTGTCATCCTATATGTCACTAACGATATACTTGGCAGAGCTAGCAACAACAATAATTTCGAAACTAGGACTGCCCGGAATATTCTTCCTAATGACGCTAGAGTCCGCACTCATACCAATACCAAGTGAAGCCATCATGGTCTTCGCGGGCTTCCTCGTATCCAAAGGAGAGATAAACTTCCTAGACGCAGTTCTAGCAGGCACCATGGGAAACTATGCAGGCTCGGCTATCCTATATTTCCTAGGCAAGAAATATGGCGCCCCAATGCTCCTCAGATATGGAAAGTACATCTTCATTTCCAAGAAACACATAGAAGAGGCCGAGAAATTTTTCCAGAAAAACGGCAAACTAGCGGTCTTCACGGGAAGAATGCTCCCAGCAGTGAGAACCGTCATAAGTCTCCCAGCCGGCATAGCCAAGATGGACTTCAAAACATTCACAATCTACACCATTCTAGGAAGCATACCGTGGAACATGGCCCTCACATACATAGGAATAGTTCTAGGCCAAAACTGGCACCTAATCCTACAATACTCGACCCTAATAGATTCAGCGGCAATAATTGCACTTATCGTTCTAATCGCTTACTTCTACATATCAAAAAAGCATGAGGTAAATCTTTTTTCATCACAGAATTCTCAGCGCGCTATTTACGATAAAAGTGGTAGTGAAAGTCATGACAAGTGATTTCTGGATTTTCAGTTGCGTATGCCGTGATCTTCTTTTTTACCTCAATAATTCTGGCAATAATAGTTGTAATTCTCATGAGATACTCAGCTAGAAACTTTTTTACACAGTTTTTGTGTCTTTGTTAATCATGGAAGGAGTAGACGTCGTCTACGAGCTGTATAATTTTCTCAGGGAGGAGAGGGAGAAGCACCAGAAAGAGCCTGGAACCGTATGGGTTACAGACCTCGTGTCCTGTAGCCTAAAGTCAAAGTACACGTCCCTGTATCCGGATTTGGTTGCCTCAGACGTCTTCAACCCGCCTACTATTGTGGGGACACTCATCCATAGGGGCCTAGAGGAGCTTCTCAAGAACATTTTCGAGACAAAACAGTTCAAGGTTGAAATAGAGCCAGAGACGAGCATGGAGCTGGAGCTACCTTCTGGCAAAGTGGTTTTGAAGGGTAGGGCAGACATTGTTCTCACTTCTCCACAGGGAGCAAGAATAGGGGTAGAAATAAAGTCGATGAGGGGAGACATGCCTACACCTCTCGAGCACCACGTGGACCAGGTCAAATTCTACAACTACATGTTCGGGCTCGAGAAAACTTTGCTGGTCTATGTCTCGCCCGACAGGGTTACACAGTACGAGGTAATCGAGAAGGCGAGCCAAGAAGAAATAGTGAAACGGCTCCTAGAGCCTGTTTCACCCCGCTATCCGTGGGAATGCAAGTACTGCCCCTTCAGCGTACTATGCCCAAACAAGTCTATTAAATAATGTTTAGGCTGTCTTTGAGGCGCGTCTCTGCCTATAGAGAAGAAAACCAGCCAGAAGCAAGCCCGCCAATGCCACAGCAACCACTAAGACCGTGCTGGGAAAAGACTCTCCCTCTGCCGGAAACACTGGGACATCCTCAAGGTTAAATGTGAGCGGCACAGTGCACGCCGAAAGCGGCCTATAGAGCCTGGTCTGGTTGAACGGCTTCCAGTACCCGTCCTCGTAGACAATACGCGTGTCCCAGCCCGCGTATCCAAGCCGGGCACACGAGACAATAGCCTCAATGTCTTCACGGCTAACGCCCCTCAGAACACCCATTTCGAGGAGCCTCTCAGCCTCTTTCTGTAGAACACGTCTAACCTCCGCTTCCGTAACGTTGTATAGAGCTTTTCCATTTACAAAGGGCACCTGAATCCTCATATAGCCATACTTGCCCCCCAGATACGTATCACCAAGGATAACAACGATCCTCGCGTCGTAGCCACTCCTATATGCAACCTCCTGACCGGAAAGCCTCACCGCGTATCCAGCCTCTACGAGCCTCGAATAGTCCAGGACGGCGCCCGGCTTGTTAAACACTATTTCTATAGCCGCAAGATCCTCCAGGGTTACACACGATGCACTAACAATTGGCAGGAGAATGAGTAATATAGAGATCGATACATACACTTCTTTATATCTCATCATGAACATTATTTAACACTGGGATTAAAAAGGTCTGCGACAGCATCTACGCTCTCAAGCCTAGCACCGTTCACAGTTTTTCGTCTATCAGAATGTTTATTTATTTCAGATTCTCATAAATAATCAGATAAATAGGTAGTGTAAGTACTGAGGTTCGGATCGGTAAAAGGCTGACTCTTGTTATACCCAGGAATGTAGCAGAAAAACCTGGCATAAAGGAAGGGGACAAAATAAAAATCACGGTCGTTGGAGACAAATTGGTGTTACAGCCTATCCGGGACGCTGTTTGGCTCTCGCTCTACGGGAAAAAGGTTGCAAAGGTTACATTAGAGGATCTTGAAGCTACAAGCATTGAGGAGCAGGATAAGTATGTTTAAGGTGCTAATTGATACGAGCATTTTGCTCCCAGAACTTGGAGTATAGATCGAAGGGCGCAGCGCTCAAAACTACAATAAAACACGGTCACCTTCAGGTTTTCGCAAATGGTTGATACACAGGCTTAATTGAACTAAAAAATTTAAAAATGTCTTTAAACGAGCATTTTACTATGAGCAGCGAAAACATACCCCTAAACATTAGGAAAACAATACAAAGACTAGTACTATGGATACTCCTTTACATCGTTATAACTGCCCTCATATTGACAACCATCCCGTCACTTATACCCCAAGTCAAGCCTGTAATAGACGCCTATGCGACCTACATCTCTATCGGTCTCTCATTGTTCTTCGGCTACATGATAATTAAGGCCTTCTCGGATCTCGTCTACTGGATGCTCCGCGTAAAGCACCCACACTCAACAGCCGCAGCCGTCAGGAGCCTCTTCACCATATTGGGCATAGGCGCACTAGCGGCCGGCATAGCTGGAGGCACAGCTGGCGGTGCGGCTGGCGTTGCACTAGGAGGCTTCATAGGAATGGTCATTGGATTCGCTACACAACAAGTGCTCGGCCAGGCCATAGCCGGTCTCTTCGTTCTACTCGTGAGGCCAATAAGGATAGGCGACAAGGTTAACGTCGCAGGGGAGGCAGGCATCGTAGAGGACATCTCCACCCTATTCACTGTTATCAGGAAGGACGACAACAGCCTTGCCCTTATACCGAACAACATGCTGATAGGTTCGAAGATATACATACTTGAAAGAGCCAAATAGAAAATTTCTTGTTTGCATTTCTTTGCAGAAAACAATTTCAGTCACTCTTTTTAGTGGATTATATGTGGTTAGAAGAGGGGCTGAAGCATGGCTTAGACAGGCCGAAAGAGACCTGAGAAAAGCCATAAATGATTTACAAACACAGGACTGGGATTCTGCGGCTTTTTGGTCCCAGCAGTCTGCCGGGAAGGCTCTCAAGGCATTATTAATGAACTCGGGCATAGTGTACCGGGGACACGAGCTCCTCGAAATAGCGCATGTAATTAGAAGCGAGGTCGGTATAGACACATCTGTTATCGACAAAGATCTCAGAGAGCTGACTATACACTATACGGTAGCAAGATATCCGGACGCTGCGAATGCCCTGCCATATGAGCTATATGACGAGGAAAAAGCGAGAGACCTAGTTGAGAGGGCAAAAAAGGTGGTAGAATGGGTAAAGCAAAATCTGCACTAGCCTCCCAGCACGAAGCCCTAGAAAGAGCAAAAAGCTTTGTCGAAAAAGCAAAGGCCAGAGCTTCCTGTTTGGGGCTGACCCTTCTAGGGGCCTACCTTGTCGGTAGTAGGGCTAGAGGAGACTACCTCAGAGACAGCGACATAGACATAATCCTTGTCGTTAAAGGTCTAAAGAATCTTAATTTTCTCGAAAGGCTCCAGCTCTTCACTGATACACTTGAACCCTCCATAGACCTCAGGATCTACGACGCCGAAGAATGGGAATCCACCGAAAACACCTGGATAAACCAGCTAAAACAAGAAGCCATAAAAATCGACACTTAACGTGAAATCCTTCTCGCGTAGCAAGGTCTAGGGAAAACACAAATGTAATGCCTGAAAAATCGTGCAACATTGGACGGCTCAAGAAAAACCTTACAGGTATACACATTCGAAGTTATATAGCTTTTTATTTTAAGTCCAGAACAAGCAATTCGTACTCGTCTAAGCTAACTAAAATCTTTGAGGCATCATTCTCTCTTCTTATCTCATAGCTCTTTCCGCTAAGGGGGCTCCAAACCTTTGCTACTTCATAACCTCTAAGCTCTATAGAAACTTCTTGGGGTACTATTGAAGAGGGAGGCCAAACACTTTCAGCTGTTGAGTGCCACATCAATGGGTCATCTATGTTACCCCGCACAATGACCCTTTTATCAAATGTCAGGTTAACCAGGTGTACAATTAGTTGTCCACTCCTCTGATATGGCTCCATAAGGACAATCCCCCTAGAATTTAGCTTGATTGGTGGCATGCCGCCACTCCATAAAGTCGAGTTTAATATCATTTTTTCATAGCTTGGGAGTCCAAGTCTCCAGTAAAGCCTGCCCAGCTGTCCCGAATAATATACAACACGCCGACTCGGATTGGCAACGATAGCCGGGGCTCTAGTGAAGTTTCCAATTAAAGGCGGAGATCTACCATTCTCATACTCATATCCAAACTCACTCTGAGGCTCTGCAACATAGCCTATAACGATGTCGTCAATTGGCTCTACTAGAATATGCCAGCCACTAAAGGGCGATGTTCTTCTAGTCTGGAAAACTCTATCATAGTCGCCCCACAAAATGTTTTTCTCATTTATCCCGGTAGTAATCGCATGTTCGCGCTCTAGAATTACATAGCTCCAGGGATACTTTAGCAACCCCTTAAATGACACTCCCAGAATATCTTTGAGCTGGAACTCTTCCAGTAGGCTACCCTTCTCATCCATGAGTGATGTTGAGTACGTTGCTACAAGACCATTCCCCTCTCTAACGTAGCTCACAAGGTTTTTTGAACCCGCCTTAGAAAGGGAGGCGACGCTCCCAAGTAAAAGAACTTTATATTCAGAGAAAGAGCCTGTGTCCAGCTGATTGTCAGCTATGAAGTCAACAGGGTAGCCATTATAAAGTAAAGCATAGTAAAATCCTCTAGCATCATCCGTTACATGCCTTGGATCATTACGTCCCCACCAGTCCCTACTCCTGTTAGAATAAACCACTCCAGCATACTTAACTCTCGTTACATCTTTCATAAATTCTTCCAGCTTCTCTACTTCTCCAAAAGTTTCTTTAACAGGCTCCTTAAAAGATGGTGATTGGATATACGTAGAGCTGAAAACTAAAACCATTGGCTCGCCGCCTGCGGCAAAAATCTCCCTGATTCCCTGTCTAAGAACCACAGGTGATGTAGAAGTCGTCGTTAAAGCCATATGAAAACTATTACGCGTAGACCAGA
This Zestosphaera sp. DNA region includes the following protein-coding sequences:
- a CDS encoding nucleotidyltransferase domain-containing protein — encoded protein: MGKAKSALASQHEALERAKSFVEKAKARASCLGLTLLGAYLVGSRARGDYLRDSDIDIILVVKGLKNLNFLERLQLFTDTLEPSIDLRIYDAEEWESTENTWINQLKQEAIKIDT
- a CDS encoding HEPN domain-containing protein, giving the protein MVRRGAEAWLRQAERDLRKAINDLQTQDWDSAAFWSQQSAGKALKALLMNSGIVYRGHELLEIAHVIRSEVGIDTSVIDKDLRELTIHYTVARYPDAANALPYELYDEEKARDLVERAKKVVEWVKQNLH
- a CDS encoding beta-galactosidase trimerization domain-containing protein, encoding MARILQFNFEDKDLIYLDKITGSDVVNLARELHSDTIVLFARDAWGRAYFDSDVLRKTSKLEKRDFLREVIQEAKKDGIKVIVMIGHTTNPELYSQNPEWVQRNLKGEVIHMDTNPSLEKNPPLRWPLMCLNSPFLDYVVREAVEVLKYDVDGVFLDSFRYMPDLEKACFCNYCQTKFKEEMGRELPQRDDWDSLAYRESFLWRYKVNVDALKKIWENVKTHYPGTLLAYNSHPAGWKGRANTIVEMARNYLDVVFAEASEADYQPVGFLDEIVKLTKALSGGKRVWSTRNSFHMALTTTSTSPVVLRQGIREIFAAGGEPMVLVFSSTYIQSPSFKEPVKETFGEVEKLEEFMKDVTRVKYAGVVYSNRSRDWWGRNDPRHVTDDARGFYYALLYNGYPVDFIADNQLDTGSFSEYKVLLLGSVASLSKAGSKNLVSYVREGNGLVATYSTSLMDEKGSLLEEFQLKDILGVSFKGLLKYPWSYVILEREHAITTGINEKNILWGDYDRVFQTRRTSPFSGWHILVEPIDDIVIGYVAEPQSEFGYEYENGRSPPLIGNFTRAPAIVANPSRRVVYYSGQLGRLYWRLGLPSYEKMILNSTLWSGGMPPIKLNSRGIVLMEPYQRSGQLIVHLVNLTFDKRVIVRGNIDDPLMWHSTAESVWPPSSIVPQEVSIELRGYEVAKVWSPLSGKSYEIRRENDASKILVSLDEYELLVLDLK
- a CDS encoding AbrB/MazE/SpoVT family DNA-binding domain-containing protein encodes the protein MGKRLTLVIPRNVAEKPGIKEGDKIKITVVGDKLVLQPIRDAVWLSLYGKKVAKVTLEDLEATSIEEQDKYV
- a CDS encoding DedA family protein is translated as MSLTIYLAELATTIISKLGLPGIFFLMTLESALIPIPSEAIMVFAGFLVSKGEINFLDAVLAGTMGNYAGSAILYFLGKKYGAPMLLRYGKYIFISKKHIEEAEKFFQKNGKLAVFTGRMLPAVRTVISLPAGIAKMDFKTFTIYTILGSIPWNMALTYIGIVLGQNWHLILQYSTLIDSAAIIALIVLIAYFYISKKHEVNLFSSQNSQRAIYDKSGSESHDK
- a CDS encoding PD-(D/E)XK nuclease family protein; the protein is MEGVDVVYELYNFLREEREKHQKEPGTVWVTDLVSCSLKSKYTSLYPDLVASDVFNPPTIVGTLIHRGLEELLKNIFETKQFKVEIEPETSMELELPSGKVVLKGRADIVLTSPQGARIGVEIKSMRGDMPTPLEHHVDQVKFYNYMFGLEKTLLVYVSPDRVTQYEVIEKASQEEIVKRLLEPVSPRYPWECKYCPFSVLCPNKSIK
- a CDS encoding mechanosensitive ion channel: MSSENIPLNIRKTIQRLVLWILLYIVITALILTTIPSLIPQVKPVIDAYATYISIGLSLFFGYMIIKAFSDLVYWMLRVKHPHSTAAAVRSLFTILGIGALAAGIAGGTAGGAAGVALGGFIGMVIGFATQQVLGQAIAGLFVLLVRPIRIGDKVNVAGEAGIVEDISTLFTVIRKDDNSLALIPNNMLIGSKIYILERAK